A genomic window from Leptolyngbya sp. BL0902 includes:
- a CDS encoding fumarate reductase/succinate dehydrogenase flavoprotein subunit, which translates to MLNSRIPSGPLSQKWSDFKDHCRLVSPKNKQRHTVLIVGTGLAGASAAASLAELGYHVKSFCIQDSPRRAHSIAAQGGINASKNYPNDGDSVWRLFYDTIKGGDYRAREANVHRLAEISNGIIDQCVAQGVPFAREYGGLLDNRSFGGAQVSRTFYARGQTGQQLLLGAYSAMMRMVRAGNIEVYSRREMLDLVLVDGQARGIVVRNLVTGEYERYAGDAVLLCTGGYGNVYYLSTNAKNSNVTAAWRCHRRGAFFANPCYTQIHPTCIPVSGDYQSKLTLMSEGLRNDGRVWVPKQPGDPRHPNDIPDHERDYYLETRYPTFGNLVPRDVASRNAKAITDEGRGVGETGLAVYLDFREAIQSHGQATIAARYGNLFDMYQRISGENPYEVPMRIYPAVHYTMGGLWVDYHLMSTIPGLFVLGEANFSDHGANRLGASALMQGLADGYFVIPYTLGDYLANQSLAPVSTDDDAFGEAEATVKARITKLLSIQGEKTVMEFHRELGRIVWDNVGMARNREGLEQAITEIQALRTEYWQNLKLPGEANTLNKNLEFAGRVADFIDLAELMARDALQREESCGGHFREEHQTPDGEAQRDDDNFAVVSAWEYRGEGQVPQLHQEDLAFENVQLTQRSYK; encoded by the coding sequence ATGCTCAACTCCCGCATTCCCTCCGGCCCCCTCAGCCAAAAATGGAGCGATTTTAAGGATCACTGCCGCCTGGTGAGTCCCAAAAACAAGCAGCGGCATACGGTGTTGATTGTGGGTACCGGACTGGCGGGGGCTTCGGCAGCGGCCTCCCTGGCGGAACTGGGCTACCACGTCAAAAGCTTTTGCATTCAAGATTCTCCCCGCCGCGCCCACAGCATTGCGGCCCAGGGCGGCATCAACGCCAGTAAGAATTATCCCAACGATGGCGATAGCGTTTGGCGCTTGTTCTACGACACCATCAAGGGTGGCGACTATCGGGCCAGGGAAGCCAACGTTCACCGCCTCGCGGAAATTAGCAACGGCATCATCGACCAATGTGTGGCCCAGGGGGTGCCCTTTGCCCGGGAGTATGGCGGTCTGTTGGACAACCGATCCTTCGGCGGGGCGCAGGTATCGCGGACGTTCTACGCCAGGGGCCAAACCGGACAGCAGCTTCTCCTCGGAGCCTACAGCGCCATGATGCGGATGGTGCGGGCGGGCAACATCGAGGTCTACTCCCGCCGGGAAATGCTGGATTTGGTGCTGGTGGATGGTCAGGCGCGGGGCATCGTCGTTCGCAACCTGGTGACGGGGGAGTATGAGCGCTACGCCGGAGATGCGGTGCTGCTCTGCACGGGCGGCTATGGCAACGTCTATTACCTGTCTACCAACGCCAAAAATTCCAACGTCACGGCGGCTTGGCGCTGCCATCGGCGGGGGGCGTTTTTTGCCAACCCTTGCTATACGCAAATCCACCCCACCTGCATCCCGGTTTCCGGCGATTACCAATCCAAACTCACCCTGATGAGCGAGGGTCTCCGCAACGATGGCCGCGTCTGGGTGCCCAAACAACCGGGCGACCCCCGCCACCCCAACGACATCCCCGACCACGAACGGGACTATTACCTGGAAACCCGCTACCCCACCTTCGGCAACCTCGTCCCTAGGGACGTGGCCTCCCGCAACGCCAAGGCCATCACCGACGAAGGGCGCGGCGTGGGCGAAACGGGCTTGGCGGTGTACCTGGACTTCCGGGAAGCGATCCAAAGCCACGGCCAAGCCACCATCGCCGCCCGCTACGGCAACCTGTTCGACATGTACCAGCGCATCTCCGGCGAAAACCCCTACGAAGTGCCCATGCGCATCTACCCCGCCGTTCACTACACCATGGGCGGCCTCTGGGTCGATTACCACCTGATGAGCACCATCCCCGGCCTGTTTGTGCTGGGGGAAGCCAATTTTTCCGACCACGGAGCCAACCGCCTGGGGGCCAGTGCGCTGATGCAAGGTTTGGCCGATGGCTATTTTGTCATCCCCTACACCCTAGGCGACTACCTGGCAAACCAATCCCTCGCCCCTGTTTCCACCGACGACGATGCCTTTGGCGAAGCGGAAGCCACGGTCAAAGCCCGCATCACCAAGCTGCTGTCTATCCAGGGCGAAAAGACCGTGATGGAATTTCACCGAGAGCTGGGCCGCATTGTGTGGGACAACGTTGGCATGGCCAGAAATCGCGAAGGTTTGGAACAGGCCATCACCGAAATCCAAGCCCTACGCACCGAATATTGGCAGAACCTCAAACTCCCCGGTGAGGCCAACACCCTCAACAAAAACCTGGAATTTGCCGGACGAGTGGCGGACTTTATCGACCTCGCTGAACTGATGGCACGGGATGCCCTGCAACGGGAAGAATCCTGCGGCGGCCACTTCCGCGAAGAACACCAAACCCCCGACGGCGAAGCCCAACGGGACGACGATAACTTCGCCGTGGTTTCGGCCTGGGAATATCGTGGCGAAGGACAAGTGCCACAACTGCATCAGGAAGACCTGGCGTTTGAAAATGTACAGCTTACTCAGCGCAGCTATAAGTAG
- a CDS encoding phosphotransferase: MAISLMQDSALAALAPALEGATIAPHLANMVGQPLTLQDIRVLRHKPGRRALIAYDVSLADGKTLTLLGKGRSRGADHRTYQLQQQLWHQSFDDGSADGLSVPQPLGILPDFHLWFQAWVPGKITTDCLGQSHSAGLWEQVAAAITKLHQAKIAPAKSHTLEDELRILHERLPAVATDYPHWRDRLTGLLERCTALAATLAPAAPTGIHRDFYPDQVLIADGPKSQRSDHDRLYLLDLDLYCEGDPALDIGNFVAHLTEHSLRTFGHPNGHSAQEAAFVEGACRLNPALDRESIAAYKTLTLVRHIAISHQMPSRQAITPHLIDLCEQRLCR; this comes from the coding sequence ATGGCGATTTCCCTCATGCAAGACTCTGCCCTCGCGGCCCTCGCTCCGGCGCTGGAGGGTGCCACCATCGCGCCTCACCTTGCGAATATGGTGGGCCAACCGCTGACCCTGCAAGACATTCGGGTGCTGCGCCACAAACCTGGGCGTCGGGCGCTGATAGCCTATGATGTATCCCTGGCTGATGGCAAAACCCTGACCCTGCTGGGCAAGGGCCGCTCCCGTGGGGCCGATCATCGCACCTACCAGCTCCAGCAGCAGCTTTGGCACCAGAGTTTTGACGATGGCAGTGCCGATGGTCTTTCGGTGCCGCAGCCCCTCGGCATTTTGCCGGATTTTCACCTGTGGTTTCAGGCTTGGGTGCCGGGGAAAATCACCACGGATTGCCTAGGACAATCCCATAGCGCAGGGCTGTGGGAACAGGTGGCCGCCGCCATCACCAAGCTCCACCAGGCTAAGATCGCCCCCGCAAAATCTCATACCCTAGAGGACGAACTGCGGATTTTGCACGAACGCTTGCCTGCCGTCGCCACGGATTATCCCCACTGGCGAGATCGGCTCACGGGTCTATTGGAGCGCTGCACCGCTCTCGCTGCCACCCTGGCCCCCGCCGCCCCCACAGGCATCCATCGAGACTTTTACCCCGATCAAGTGCTGATAGCGGACGGCCCAAAGTCCCAACGATCAGACCATGATCGTCTGTATTTGCTGGATCTTGACCTGTACTGCGAAGGCGATCCGGCTCTAGATATCGGCAATTTCGTCGCCCACCTGACAGAGCACAGCCTCCGTACCTTCGGCCATCCCAACGGCCACTCTGCCCAGGAAGCCGCCTTTGTCGAGGGTGCCTGCCGCCTCAATCCAGCCCTTGACCGCGAGTCCATCGCGGCGTACAAAACCCTCACCCTGGTGCGCCACATCGCCATCAGCCACCAAATGCCCAGCCGCCAAGCCATCACCCCCCACCTGATCGACCTCTGCGAACAACGACTTTGTCGCTGA